The sequence below is a genomic window from Pleurocapsa sp. PCC 7327.
ATTTTTTTTATTGCATATAAACAGAAAAGAATCTCGGCGCGAGCCGCTCCTCGTTTTCTATCCTAAGAAGCGAAGCGATCGATCGCATTTCTTTGGTTAAAAAGAGTAACAAAAGCGCGATCGCCTAAAGCAGTATGAAAAGAAAAAAGCTAGGCGAGATCGCGAATCATTCAGAATGATAGACAGCGATCGCAGTTCTTAGGTTAAAAAGAATAACGAAAAAATTCTCTTATATTGTAGTCAGCTAAGAGGTTTCTTGAAATCGCACCGAAGATTCTTTGGCGTTCAATAGTTGCCGAAACTCTTGAGGATGCTGATTTTGCAACTCTTCCGCCTCTAATCGTGCTAGATGAGTGGCTGCATCAGCTAACAGCATGGCTATATTCATTCGTCTGAGTTGGTTAGTTTCTTCCCAAAGTTCTTGTCCTAAAAGCCGTACCCGATGACGATAGGCTTGCACGGAGTTAGGGTCGAGAATGTTAGGATTGTTCATAAGCTTACTGCACCAAGAGAGTACGAATGTTTAGCAAGATTCGTTCTGGCTCAACCCAACTGCTAATCGCTGTCTTCCGTTGATGGTTTTTCTTTATCCAAAGAGGGTTCGCGAGAATTATTAGAATCTTCTTGAAGCTTCCGAGGAGCGACCGTACCGAGAGGGCGAGATTCTGGGTTTTTTCTAAAGCTCGCTGGTGCAGGAGCAGCGGGTTCCCATCGCGGCTTGGGCTTAATAGATGTCTCTGCCTCATTCGCTTCTGGAGTTTTCCCAGGAGCCGTTAGCGCAGGGCTGAGGCTTTCCTGTTGTGGCTTAGACTGAGTGGGCGTGGTAGTTGCTTCAGTCTCTTGTGGGACTTGCTGCCAAGTATTGCGCCTCGGTTCGGAGGTGTCTGGAGTTAATTGAGCTGGTTTGGGAGCGGGCGTGGTAGTCGCCTCACTCTCTTGTGGCACCTGTCGCCAGCCATTGCGCGTCGGTGGGGTTTCTGGAGTCAATCGAGCTGGTTCGGGTGCAGGCGTGGTAGTTGCCCCAGTCTCTTCTGGTGCTTTTCCGGGGGTAGCTGGTGGGGTGGGTTTTTGCGTTGCCGACGGTTCTCCAATCGGTTTATTCTCGCTAGACTCTGGTGGAGCCACAGCTAAAGACGGACATACCTTTGGATCGTATTTATAGTTCACGACTACTCGGTAAGGTTGCGTTTGTCCGGTTTGATTGGTGAAACTGCGCTCTTTAATCTCATTGAGTGCCTGCTGATTTAGAATGGGATAGCCCGCGCTTCTGATTAAATAGGGACGGTACGGAGAACTTGCCACTCTTCCTTGGGCATTTACCATCACGCCATAAACGGTCGTCCCTTCTAGCTTTCTCATACAAGCTGCTTTCGGATATGTTCCTTCAAGGGCAATCTCTGTCGGTTGCGCGACTTTTACCCTGACTCTCCAGTTCACCTCATTTTCCCTAGCTTCTTCGTCGGTCGTATTTTCTTTATCCGCGATGAGACTTTCTGCCCCTCGGATGTTTTCAGCAACTAATTGTTTGATGCGTCTCTCTTGCAGAGCTGCTCTAGCGTTGGCGGCGGCATTGGTTTGTCCTCCATTACCATTAACCATTGCCTGTTGAGAGGTTCCGGCAGGATTGCCCGTTGGCGTACCGCTTCCAGTAACGATAGAATCTCTCCTGTTAATCAATTCGTCAGCCGGAATTGGCGGTCTGAGTTCGCCGAAATCAGGTCTTTGAGTTCTGAGTTCGTTAATTGGAGGGGGCTGAATCTTGGGAGGATAGGTGGGAGGATATTGGAAGTTAGGCGGTTGGGAGGGTAAAGTGGGCAATGTACTAGGTGAGGGCAATGCTCTCTGCGGAGACGGTAAGGCTGGCATTGACTGTTGCGGAGGAACGACGACGGGTAAGTTATTGCCAAGCGCTATGGTATCGGGAGGAGGCGGCAGAGAGGGAAGATTGCTCGCGCTGGGATAAGATGGTGGCAGAGAAGGCAGAGAAGGCAGAGAAGATGAGTCGAAAAAGGAGCCATTGAGAGAGGATGGATCGGGATATTGCGGTATGTCTTCTAAGGAGGGCTGCTCAAGATTTGGCAAACGGCTTTGCTCGGCAGCATTTAACTCTACTAATCCTACTTCTCGCGCGTTCGTCGCTTTCTCTTTTTGCCAGGCTTTTGGGAAGATAGGCAATCCTACTCCCAGCACAAAAGCATGAATTCCAATAGAGGCAATAATAAAAAGGCTCTTGACATTAAATATTTTGCTGGATGTGGTTCCGATTATCGAGGGGGAAGACATAACTATTCTCGTCCAACTCCGCTTTGTCTTTTATAGCAAAAGTAAATATATTCTTTGAGGTTTATGGAGGTTTATGTAGGTATTTTAGTAGCCTAACTCGTTATTTCAGCAAAAACTTACTATGTACCTTACCAGAATTGGTGAAGACGATTGCGGACGGCTGACAGTCAATCGCCTAGCATTGCTATAATCGTGAGATTTTTCTAACGATCGCGATCGCGGCACGGTCAATCACCTTAGAGAGACTACTCTTTCTCTGATGCCAAAGAATAGCTTTCTCCTAACCAATTATCTACTCTCTTTGTAAAAATTCGGCTATTTTTTCGACTGCGATTTCTAAAATTTTTGGTTCTTGTACGAGGGCAAAACGAACGTAACCTTCGCCGCATTTTCCAAATCCCGAACCGGGAGAAACCGCTACTCCAGTGGCAGCGACTAATCGGGTACAAAATTCGACGGAGTTATTCTGCCAGGGTTCGGGTAATTTTGCCCAGACATACATGGTGGCTTTGGGTGTGGGGACTTGCCAGCCAATGCGATGCAGGGCGCCAATGAAAGCATCTCTTCGTTTTTGGAAGGTGGCAACGGTTTCTTTGACCGATGCTTGAGAACCTTCTAAAGCTGCGATCGCTCCCTGTAAAATGCCTCGATACTGATTAAAATCGACGACGGCTTTGATTTGTCTGAGCGCCAAAATAAGCTGAGGGTTGCCAATCGCGTAACCGATGCGAAACCCGCCCATATTATAAGACTTGGAGAAGGTAAAAAATTCTATAGAAACTTCTTTATGCGGATCGGCTTGCAAAATTGATGGGGGAGGGTTCGTCTGGTCAAAAAAGATATCGACGTAGGGGAAGTCGTGGACTAGAACGAGGTTATGCTGGCGACAGAAATCGACCGCTTGCTCGAAGAAAGACAAAGGCACGATCGCGCTGGTAGGATTGTGAGGATAGCTCAGCACCATCATGCGAGCTTGGGCGAGAACTGGCGTAGGAACGTCTTCGAGGACGGGTAAAAATTGATTTTCTGCCAAAAGCGGCATCGGGTAAATCTGTCCGCCAGCGAGATAAACGCCGCCTGCATGAGAAGGATATCCCGGATCGAGGAGTAGGGCAAAATCTCCCGGATCGAGCAGCGCTAAGGGCAAATGTGCCGTTCCTTCTTGAGAGCCAATCAGGGAAAGAACTTCTGTTGCCGGATCGACGGGAATACCAAATCGGTTAGTATACCAGCGAGCCACGGCTTCTCGAAACGCTTGCGTTCCGTGATAGAGTAAATAACCGTGAGTGCTGCGATCGTGAAGCGACTGTTCGATCGCGGCAATGACGTGGTCTGAAGCGGGCAAGTCAGACGAACCTAGGGACAAGTCTATAATTTCTTTTCCTGCTGCCCTCGCCTTTGCCTTCGCCCGATCCATATCGGCAAATACGTTGATTTGTATAGCTTTTAACCGTTCGGCGAATTCCATTTTTCTTAGATGTTGGTTAATCGTTAGTTGTTAGTAGTTATTAGTTAGAGCAAAACTCTACTAACCAATAACTAATAACCAATAACTAATTCAGACAACCATCCACCAATGTCTGAAGCTGTTGCTTGCCGATCGCGCCTTCGTACGACTTCACGAGTTCTTTGTCTTTGAAAAGTCTGAGGGCGGGAACGCCTTCGACCTTGCATTTAGCAACTGCATCTGGATTGGCATCTACCTCTAGTTTAACGACTTTTAGGCGATCGCTATAGGTATTGGCAACCCAATCGATTGACGGCGAGACTAGGCGGCAGGGACCGCACCAACCCGCCCAAAAATAGACGAGAACGGGTTTGTCTTCGCTAAATACTTCTTTCTCGAATTCAGTATCTGTAATTTCTAGGACACTACCCATATCAGTTATTGGTTCTTTTGTGCTCGATTATTAATTATCTCAGCTAGCCGTTCTCGCTTCTCAAAAAAATGAAAAATAAGGGGCAGGTAACAGGAAAAGCGCTATCGTTTCCCCATTTCCTGCTCCTTACTCTTTATACATCCTTGAGCTTCGAGCGCAGTTCCTCTAGCTCGGCATCGACAACCGAGTCGGAGGCAGAAGACGATTTGGTTTCTGAAGCTTGAGGTAATGCTTCTGGAGGTTTCGACCCTTCTATCATCTGAGCTTTGAGCATTGCCAGTTCGTCGTCTACGTTGCTACCCGCTTCTAACTGAGCGAACTGTTGTTCTATGCCATAACCGCTCAATTCCCCGAATGCCTGAGAGCGAGCTTCCATTTCTAGGACTTTGGTTTCCATGCGCTCGAAGGCTCCCGTAGCACTGTTGATATCGATATTGCCCAGAGCCTTTTGCAGATCTTCGTTAGCTTTAGCCGCTCTAGCTCGTGCCTGAAGCATATTTTTCTTAGTTTTGGCTTCAGAAATCTTACTTTCTAGAGCCACCAAATTCTTTCTCAGGCTATCGACTTGAGCGATTTGCCCGTCGAGTTGCTGTTTGAGAACGGTTGCTGTATCCATATGCGATTTTTTGCGCGTCAGAGCTTCGCGAGCTAGATTCTCGTCTCCTTTAGAAAGAGCTAGTTTCGCCCGTTGCTCCCACTTGTTAGCTTCTCCTAAGTCTTGGTTGTACCTTTGCTCGGTACGTTTCTGCTCCGCAATTGCCCTAGCAACGGCTTGGCGTAGCTGAACCAAGTCTTCTTGCATATCGATAACGGCTTGTTCCAGAACTTTTTCTGGGTCTTCAGCCTTGCTTACCATATCGTTAAGATTAGCTCGGACAACTCGGCTAAGGCGATCGAATAATCCCATGGCGCTGTCTATCCTCTCGGAATTTACAAAAGTAGTAGTAATGCAGGTTTAATTGATTGACCTGTCTATTAAAAGTTTATCTCGATGGGATTGGGAGCTTGACGATCTCCCGTTGGCCCAATAAAGCGGGCAATACCCGCTTTATCGATATTAACTTTCTTAAATTCTATTAATCAACCTATTTTTTATTCTAGGCATTCTTCAAAAGCCCCTATGCGACGAAATTTCTGATAGCGCAGTTCTTGGCGCTGCCCAGGGGACATTTGCGAGAGTTTTTCTAAATTTTCCAGTAGGGCGGTTTTGAGAAGCGCTGCTGCCTCAAGAGGATGGGAGTGAGCCCCACCAGAGGGTTCTGGTACGATCTCGTCGATAATGCCCAATTCTTTTAAGTCTGAGGAAGTAATTTTCAGCGCCACAGCCGCCCGATCCGATTTTTTAGCATCTTTCCAGAGGATGGCAGCGCAGGCTTCTGGAGAAGCTACCGTGTAGACAGAATGCTCTAGCATCAAGAGCCGATCGCCCACCCCAATCCCCAAAGCGCCGCCAGAACCGCCTTCGCCAATAACGGTGCAGATAATCGGGACTTCAAAATCGAACATTTGCCGAAGGTTATAAGCGATCGCTTCTCCCTGTCCTCGATTTTCGGCTTCTACTCCCGCCCATGCTCCCGGCGTATCGATAAAGGTAATAATTGGCATGCCAAACTGGTTAGCATGTTCCATCAGGCGTAGGGCTTTGCGATAACCGCTCGGAGAAGCCATGCCGAAATTGCGAACGACATTATCCTTAGTATCTCGACCTTTCTGGTGTCCCAAAATCGTTACGGGCCTTCCATCTAAGCGAGCGATGCCACCTACGATCGCCGGATCGTCATAACCGCCGCGATCGCCGTGCAACTCAAACCACTCGTCGCTCATCGCTTGGATATAGTCGAGGGTGCTGGGACGGCGAGGGTGACGCGCTAGTTGCAGGCGTTGCGAGGGGGTCAGGGCGCTAAAAATTTCCTGGCGCAATTGTTCGGCTCGATTTTCTAACTCGACGATCTTCTCAGAGACATCGACATTATTTTCCTCAGCAAGTTCCCGGATTTGGTTAATCCGAGCTTCTAATTCGTATAAGGGTTTTTCAAAATCCAACAGGAAGGTTCGGCGATTGGTCTTTGTCATAGTTTTGGCTGCCTCGACGATTTCTAGAGATTTTTAATAGGCGAACAAAAGTTAAAAAATTATCTAAATATAAGGTTTTACATCTTTTGAGCAACCACCTCCAAGAATAACAAATCTCATCGCCTTTATTTCTCCTAATTACCTTGTCTCCAAGAACTATGGAAAAGAGACAAGCCTCATACTAGACCCTAAAAACGTTATTCTGGTAAGAAGCCTAACTACTACAGTAGAGAAACTAATAACGCTAAATACTGCTTTATGTTTGATGCTCTTGCCGAACGCCTAGAAGATGCCTGGAAAAAACTGCGCGGTCAGAACAAAATTAGTCAATCGAATATTCAAGATGCGCTTCAAGAGGTACGTCGCGCCCTCCTAGAAGCCGATGTCAACCTGCAAGTCGTAAAAACTTTTGTTGCCGAAGTTGAAAAAAAAGCGCTAGGTGCTGAAGTGATTTCTGGGGTTAACCCAGGTCAACAATTTATCAAAATTGTCTATGACGAATTAGTCAAAGTAATGGGGGAAAGCAATGTTCCCCTCGCCCAAGCTGATAAGCCACCTACCGTCATCCTGATGGCAGGATTGCAAGGGACGGGAAAAACCACCGCTACAGCTAAACTCGCCTTGTACCTGCGCAAGCAAAACCAAACTTGCTTGATGGTGGCAACCGACGTGTATCGACCTGCCGCGATCGACCAATTAATTACCCTTGGTCAGCAGATAGACGTTCCCGTATTCGAGATGGGCAGCGATGCCGACCCGGTAGAAATTGCCCGCGCTGGGGTAGAAAGAGCCAAAGAAATGGGAATCGATACCGTCCTCATCGATACTGCCGGACGCTTGCAGATCGACCGAGATATGATGGCAGAATTAGCCCGCATTAAAGCAACGGTTAACCCGCACGACACGCTGCTAGTCGTGGATGCGATGACGGGTCAAGAAGCTGCTAACCTAACCCGTACCTTCCAAGAACAAATTGGCATTACTGGAGCCATTCTTACTAAACTAGACGGCGATACGCGCGGCGGGGCTGCCCTATCGGTACGGCAAGTTTCCGGTCAACCGATTAAATTTGTCGGCGTTGGCGAAAAAGTCGAGGCGCTGCAACCGTTTTATCCCGATCGCATGGCATCGCGCATTCTCAATATGGGCGATGTTCTGACGCTGGTAGAAAAAGCCCAAGAACAAATCGACATCGCTGATGTCGAAAAGATGCAGTCGAAAATCCTGGAAGCCAAATTCGATTTCAACGACTTCCTCAAACAAATGCGACTGCTCAAAAATATGGGGTCTCTGGGCGGACTTTTGAAAATGATTCCGGGCTTCAACAAGCTTAGCGGTTCCGATATCGAGAAAGGCGAAACCGAACTCAAACGCACCGAAGCGATGATCAATTCCATGACGACAGAGGAACGGGCAAATCCCGATTTACTGGCAAAATCGCCCAATCGCCGCCGTCGTATCGCCAGAGGTTCCGGCTATGAAGAATCGGATGTCACCAAGCTCGTTTCCAACTTTACCCGCATGCGCAACATGATGCAGCAAATGGGTCGAGGCGGAATGCCTGCTATGCCCGGAATGCCTGGAATGGGCGGTATGGGAGGAATGTTTGGCGGCATGGGCGGACAAACCCCACCGCCAGGTTTTCGCGGTTATGCTAGCGGCAGTTCTAAACCCAAGAAGAAAAAAGAGAAGAAGAAGAAGGGATTTGGAACATTATAAGGTAGAAGGCAGGAGGCAGCGGGAGCTGAGGGCAGAAGGCGATCCCCCCTACCCCCCAACCCCCCTTCCCAAGGGGGGACAGCCTACAGGGACAACGACTTGTTCCCCCCAAGGCGGGGGGGATCGGGGGGATTAAGGGGGGATGCAGAAGTTAGAAGTCGCAATGAGCAAGTAAATCTTCATGAGCAAGTAAATCTTCTCCTTGTCCCCCTTGTCCCCTTGTCTCCCCACTCTCTCACTTAGACGAGCGGAATAATAAAAATCCTCCCGCAGCCAGCCCTAAAAAGTTAGGCAGCCAAGCCGCCATAAAGGGCGATACAAGCCCTTTAGCCCCTACCGATCGCGTCAAAACCAATAACATGTAATAACCAAAAATCAATCCGATGCAAATGCCAAAACTGGTTGCCCTGCTGGCATTTTGAGGGCGAAGACCTAGAGCGGCTCCTACCAACCCAAAAGCGACGCAGGCAAAGGGAATGGCAAGTTTTTCTTGGATGCGGATTTCTAACTTGCGAACTTTCTCTTCGTTGCCGCTGAGTTTGACGATTTCTAGATGCTCTCGCGCTTGGGCAAGACTCATTTCTTCGTGATCTCGCTTTTGCGTGAGATCGAGAGGTGCCCTGGGAAATGCCAATTTATGGTGTTTGAAGCGGACGATATTGCGATAGGAACCGTCAGGCGCAATGACATAGATAGTTCCATTAAAAAAATCCCAGATATTTTCGTTAAAATTCCAAGTAGCCGATCGCGCGGTTACAATTTGGTTGATTCCTTCTTGAGAGCGATCGAGAATCGTCAACCCTCGCATTTGCTCGCCATCAAACTCTTCTGCATAAAACAACCGCGAGAGAACATTTCGTCTATTGCCATTTGGCAGCTCGATTTTTTTGTATTCGGGAAAAATCATATTTCTATCTCTGAACGCGGGTTGTTTGTCGTTCAGCGCCGTTTTGAGCGTCACAGTAGCTTGATAATTGGCTGCAGGAGTAACCACATCGCCGACAAAAAAGGTTAACCCCGCGATCGCCAAGCTGAGGACTATGGCTGGAATCACCAGTCGATAGACGCTAAGACCCAAGCTGCGCAAGGCAATCAGTTCGCTATCGCTCGCCAGGCGACTGTAAGCCATTAGCGCTGCCAAGAGGGTTGCCATCGGAAACGCCAAGACGACGAAGGCTGGTATTTTCAGCAACAGGATTTGAATCGCGATGTTAAACGGCAAGCCGGATTCGGTGACTCGGCGAACGAGATCGAATAAGGTGCCGATTGAGATGCCTAGCGACGTAAACAAACCCATTCCAAACAGGAAGGGTAACAACAGCTCGCCGATAATGTAGCGATCCATGACTGATAAGCCAGGAATTCGCCTTTTAAGCCAGTGATATTCACCTATCTTCATCCTATTAACGGTTATGTCATTCTGTTTATATTTAGGGCTGGAGAACCAAATCGAGGTGACGTTTAGAGGTAGTATTTGTCTCCCAAATAATATTGCCGAACTTGGGGATTATTGTAGAGTTCTTCAGCGCTTCCAGAGGCAAGAATTTGACCGTCGCGCATGATATAGGCGCGGTTGACGATCGCCAAAGTTTCTCGCACGTTATGATCGGTAATCAAAATACCGATATCGCGATCGCGCAACTGACCGATAATTGCCTGAATTTCGGCGACGGCAATGGGATCGACTCCAGCGAACGGCTCGTCTAACAATAAAAATTTCGGACCCTCCAATCCTACGGCTAGCGCTCTTGCCAATTCCGTTCGCCGCCGTTCTCCACCAGAGACTTGAAAGCCTTTCGTCTCAGCTACTCTTTCGAGGCGAAACTCTTTGAGTAATTCGTACAGGCGTCCGCTTCTGTGACGAAACGGTACGCCAGTTTGCTCTAGGGCTAATTCAATATTCTCCCGCACGTTGAGATAGCGAAAAATGCTTGGTTGCTGAGTTAGATAGCCGATCCCCAAACGCGCTCTCTCGTTGATGGGTAGAGCAGTGATCTCCCGGCGATCGAGCCAGACTCTACCCTCATTCGGCTTAACCAAACCCGTCGCGATGTAGAACGTCGTTGTTTTTCCAGCCCCGTTGGGACCGAGCAAGCCCACAATCTCGCCCGGTGCCACTTGAAGGTTGACCCGATTGACGACGAATCGTCTGCCGTAAGCTTTATGAATGTTCTCCAGGATGAGTGTCACGATATCCAGAAATTTTCAATCGGAGGTTCTTAGGGTTGGGGATTGAGCGACGGACTGGGCGGAACCTTGACGGGATCGGAAGAAGTCGCTTCGGGATCGGTAACGAGGTAAATGGATTCTACCTGTTGATTAGCTTGTGGAGTCGCAATAAAACGCCCCTCATCGACCAGATACGTCATCGTTTCTGCTCTCATGCTATTGCCTTCTTGCAAGACATAAACATTCCCGCTCAGAACCAGACGACGCTCTCGGCTAAAGTATTGTGCCTGCGCGGCGGTGGCTTGAATTTTTCTAGCTGGATAATTTACCTGTACGTTACCTCGCGCCGTAATTACTCCCGTGCGCGAGTTTGCCTCCTGAATATCGGAACGGACGGTCATAGCGTTTCCCGACGAGGGCGAGGTTTGAGCTTGGACATTTGTCGGCAAACCAGAGGTAGCCATGATGCTACCCAGAAAGATTGACAGTCCCCAAAGAAAAGACGAGCGGTGTTTGCGAGCGATAGACATAGCGACCAACTGAGTGTGGAGATAAGTCTAGTGTAATCAATCAGTTACCCGTTACTAACGACCTGTTACCAGTTTCTTAACTTACACTCGCTTGTTCTCAATTGCGATTATTTTTGGCAAGCTGCAAGTTAGATTTTCGTCACTCTTTTTTGAGGATTCTAAGCGTTCTACGAACTCGGCAATTCGATCTGGCTCTATTTGTTGCAACGCTTTGAGCAAGCGATCGCTCTGTTCCACTAACCGCTCTACGTCAATGCCTTCGTGGATGGGTTGGTAGTCTCGCAAGCGCCTAATTCCTTCCCCTAATACAATGACTGCTCCACGCCAGTTATAATTTCCCAGGTGATAGCAGCCAACAGCAATTTGTAAAATTCCTTGATAAAAATTTTTTTGCGTTTGTGTGGCTTCCATCCACAAAGCTTCTAGGGTATCGTGACAGGCATAAAACTCCTGCCGATTAAATTCCTCAACACCTTGCCAAAACGCTTGCGGTGGCATTACTGTCCTTAAGAAGCCATACTTGCGCGGACTTCTTTTATGTACTCTAGATCTATCTCTCGCTTGTCGCCGGCAAACTCGTTATCTGGCGTGATAAACAACATGCAGTGACATTCTTTCCGCTCGCGCATGGGTACGCAAGGACAGTTCCAATAGGTATTTTTTACCTCAGCTTCCTTATCTTCATAGTGACGGCAAGGGCATAGGGGGGCGCCTAACTCTTCTTTGTGTTTGGCAAGTCCTTCAATTACGACTGCTGTAACGGAGGGATCGCTACAAAAATAGGTGCCAGTGCGCTTAGCGTACTGTTCGGCAAAATTTTTCATTGCCTCAAGGACTTTATCGCTGCCTGTTTTATCGGCGTTTACTGAAGTCATAAATTTAACAGGTGAATCATAAACTTTTTAACATGGTATCTTAAAACTTCGCCGGACTTAAAGGTTACTTGCCATTGACAGTCAGTTGCGATCGCGCCTTTATTTGTACTCATCAATTGATTGTTGCAAAAATTGCATGATTTGTTTCTCAAGAAAAAGCTTTTCTATCTAAGATAGTAAAAATTGGGGAGTCCGCCTGGGAAAACTATGGACAGGCATATTTAAGATAGTGCGGGAGCTATTTCAATGCTTGGCATACTTCTATTCGGTCTATATTTCACCCTCTTTTCTTTACTTGTTTATTACTTTAGGTCTTGGGCGCAAAATCGATGGTGGGTCAAAATAGATACCCAATCTCCTCAATGTACGTATTATTTCGGTCCTTTTGACTCAGAGCGAGAAGCTAAAAGTCTCTACGGCGACTATATCGAGGATCTGCAAGAAGAGGGAGCGCGTGGAATCAGCATTCAGATTCAGCAGGGTCAACCCCAACAGCTAACGATTTTTGAGGAAGATTCTGAAGCGACGTGCCAGTAAGAAATCTTAATACTATTTGCTCCCTTAGCGCGATCGCATCGAGATTTTTTTCATGATAAAAAGCTGGCTTTCTCTATTTCTTAAATCTAACTGTCCTTTATGCGATCGCTCGGCTGACGAGTATATTTGTCACTACTGCCAACAACAACTAAACAACTGTCGTTTCCAAAATCCCTGTCAATTTTGGTCTGGCGATTTACCCCTATTTGTTTGGGGGATTTATAGCGGAAAATTGAAGATGGCGATCGCGGCATTAAAATATAACAATTCTCCCCAGTTAGGAGAATTAATGGGATATTGGTTAGGGGAAGCATGGCTCAATGCGCCTGGGCGCGATCGCCCTAAAAAACTTATCGTTATTCCCATTCCCTTACATCAAAAGCGATTGCAACAAAGAGGATTTAATCAAGCCGAATTAATTGCAAAAAGTTTTTGCCGATTGACCAGACATAGCTTGCAAGTCAAAGGATTGGAACGAATACGAGACACACAACCCATGTTCGGTTTGAATTCTCTTGTAGAGAGAGAGAATAATCTTAGCAAGGCTTTTATTTTGGGGAAAGACTTACAACAATGCCGTCCCAAAGAGCCTGTTCTATTAATCGACGATATCTATACAACGGGAACGACGGTTAGAGAGGCAGCCAATCTCCTGCGTTCTCAAAAAATTTCAGTTTTAGGAGTAGGCGCGATCGCTAAAACCAACAAGTGTTAGACTCAACCTACACCTTCTCCTTGGGTGGCGGCACGATCGCGCGCTTGGTTAGACTTTCATTGATTTCTTTAAGCGCCTTAAAATCCTCTTCGGGTAAAGGATATGTGCTACTCGCGAATAAGCCTGCACTGACAGAAGGGTGCTTTTCTAGAAACGAAAATGCTCGGCGAAACTGCTGCGGTTCTGCTGCAATGGGCGAGTCAAAGTGACAGGGAATGATGCGCTCAAAGTCCCAACTCGCCACCTTATCCGCCCAAGCAAGGGTTTCTCTAGGTGCGCGGTTGAGAATGAGCGTCTGTAGAATCGGTGCTACGAACAAACGACCGTTTCCTCGCAGGGCATTAAACGATCGCTGCCAGTCTTTTTTCCATTTAAAGGGAAATAAACCAAAGTAAGCTTTTTTTGAGCGATCGCTAGCTTTAAATGCGTTGAGAAATACTTCACCCCATGTGGGAACTTCTAGCACGCTCGCTCGAAAGTACAATGCAAATAAAGAAATGCGCTGCCATCCCTTACGGCGATTTTCCTGAGTGTCTTCGATCGGGTCGGTCGCCTTGTCTCTGGCATGAAATAGCAGAGGGTATGGTTCTAATTGCGCGATCGCGGGCGGATCTTCTGGGACGGAAACCACTGAATCTGTAACAAGTAAAGTGCGCGATCGCTTGTCGAACAAGGCAACTTCCTCAAACGATCGCAGTCCTAAGTCGATAGGACCAAGAATCGCGTAGTCAAATTGTTCGGCAAAAGGCGCTTGGCTACTATCTTCTGGAAAGACTTGAGTGCGTTTGGCAGGAAAGCCAAGCCAACTTAACGGAAGATCGATCGGGAAACTCCACTGGTTGGGAGCCACAAAAACTTGTGCGTTCCGAAAGTATCTGGCAAAAGGACCGACGAAAACTTTGTGTTCTAGACCGGAGATCGTTGGCAGGATAATATATTTAACGTCGCCGTGTTCTGCTACCAACTCATTGACGAGCCGAATGCATTCTGGAGTTGGCGCAACAGGTGCATAGACGAGAAGACCCCCTTCCTCTAACTTAACGATGGTCATGCGAATGGGCG
It includes:
- the ffh gene encoding signal recognition particle protein, translating into MFDALAERLEDAWKKLRGQNKISQSNIQDALQEVRRALLEADVNLQVVKTFVAEVEKKALGAEVISGVNPGQQFIKIVYDELVKVMGESNVPLAQADKPPTVILMAGLQGTGKTTATAKLALYLRKQNQTCLMVATDVYRPAAIDQLITLGQQIDVPVFEMGSDADPVEIARAGVERAKEMGIDTVLIDTAGRLQIDRDMMAELARIKATVNPHDTLLVVDAMTGQEAANLTRTFQEQIGITGAILTKLDGDTRGGAALSVRQVSGQPIKFVGVGEKVEALQPFYPDRMASRILNMGDVLTLVEKAQEQIDIADVEKMQSKILEAKFDFNDFLKQMRLLKNMGSLGGLLKMIPGFNKLSGSDIEKGETELKRTEAMINSMTTEERANPDLLAKSPNRRRRIARGSGYEESDVTKLVSNFTRMRNMMQQMGRGGMPAMPGMPGMGGMGGMFGGMGGQTPPPGFRGYASGSSKPKKKKEKKKKGFGTL
- a CDS encoding LptF/LptG family permease, giving the protein MKIGEYHWLKRRIPGLSVMDRYIIGELLLPFLFGMGLFTSLGISIGTLFDLVRRVTESGLPFNIAIQILLLKIPAFVVLAFPMATLLAALMAYSRLASDSELIALRSLGLSVYRLVIPAIVLSLAIAGLTFFVGDVVTPAANYQATVTLKTALNDKQPAFRDRNMIFPEYKKIELPNGNRRNVLSRLFYAEEFDGEQMRGLTILDRSQEGINQIVTARSATWNFNENIWDFFNGTIYVIAPDGSYRNIVRFKHHKLAFPRAPLDLTQKRDHEEMSLAQAREHLEIVKLSGNEEKVRKLEIRIQEKLAIPFACVAFGLVGAALGLRPQNASRATSFGICIGLIFGYYMLLVLTRSVGAKGLVSPFMAAWLPNFLGLAAGGFLLFRSSK
- a CDS encoding DUF309 domain-containing protein → MPPQAFWQGVEEFNRQEFYACHDTLEALWMEATQTQKNFYQGILQIAVGCYHLGNYNWRGAVIVLGEGIRRLRDYQPIHEGIDVERLVEQSDRLLKALQQIEPDRIAEFVERLESSKKSDENLTCSLPKIIAIENKRV
- a CDS encoding ComF family protein, coding for MIKSWLSLFLKSNCPLCDRSADEYICHYCQQQLNNCRFQNPCQFWSGDLPLFVWGIYSGKLKMAIAALKYNNSPQLGELMGYWLGEAWLNAPGRDRPKKLIVIPIPLHQKRLQQRGFNQAELIAKSFCRLTRHSLQVKGLERIRDTQPMFGLNSLVERENNLSKAFILGKDLQQCRPKEPVLLIDDIYTTGTTVREAANLLRSQKISVLGVGAIAKTNKC
- the lptB gene encoding LPS export ABC transporter ATP-binding protein — translated: MTLILENIHKAYGRRFVVNRVNLQVAPGEIVGLLGPNGAGKTTTFYIATGLVKPNEGRVWLDRREITALPINERARLGIGYLTQQPSIFRYLNVRENIELALEQTGVPFRHRSGRLYELLKEFRLERVAETKGFQVSGGERRRTELARALAVGLEGPKFLLLDEPFAGVDPIAVAEIQAIIGQLRDRDIGILITDHNVRETLAIVNRAYIMRDGQILASGSAEELYNNPQVRQYYLGDKYYL
- a CDS encoding DUF1816 domain-containing protein yields the protein MLGILLFGLYFTLFSLLVYYFRSWAQNRWWVKIDTQSPQCTYYFGPFDSEREAKSLYGDYIEDLQEEGARGISIQIQQGQPQQLTIFEEDSEATCQ
- a CDS encoding LptA/OstA family protein — translated: MSIARKHRSSFLWGLSIFLGSIMATSGLPTNVQAQTSPSSGNAMTVRSDIQEANSRTGVITARGNVQVNYPARKIQATAAQAQYFSRERRLVLSGNVYVLQEGNSMRAETMTYLVDEGRFIATPQANQQVESIYLVTDPEATSSDPVKVPPSPSLNPQP
- a CDS encoding ferredoxin-thioredoxin reductase catalytic domain-containing protein, coding for MTSVNADKTGSDKVLEAMKNFAEQYAKRTGTYFCSDPSVTAVVIEGLAKHKEELGAPLCPCRHYEDKEAEVKNTYWNCPCVPMRERKECHCMLFITPDNEFAGDKREIDLEYIKEVRASMAS